A stretch of Anaeromyxobacter dehalogenans 2CP-1 DNA encodes these proteins:
- a CDS encoding MarC family protein has product MALQLATLCFVSFSALFFVVDPFSAVPFFLALTRNDDPRRRREIALRASVTAFAVLAAFALTGEWIFRLLGIGLPAFKVAGGVVLLLLALDMVRTQPSRTRITQGEVDASADKEDVAIVPLAMPLLAGPGSIATAIVLMVRARSEDWWHPLPVLLAIALTCLASYLILAGAARTEKVLGRTGLAILERVAGLLLVAIAVQFMMDGLAEGLPRTFRLQ; this is encoded by the coding sequence ATGGCCCTGCAGCTCGCGACCCTCTGCTTCGTCTCCTTCTCGGCCCTGTTCTTCGTGGTCGACCCGTTCTCGGCGGTGCCGTTCTTCCTGGCGCTGACCCGCAACGACGACCCGCGCCGGCGCCGCGAGATCGCGCTGCGCGCGTCGGTGACCGCGTTCGCCGTGCTCGCCGCGTTCGCGCTCACCGGCGAGTGGATCTTCCGCCTCCTCGGCATCGGCCTGCCCGCGTTCAAGGTGGCGGGCGGCGTGGTGCTGCTGCTGCTCGCCCTGGACATGGTGCGCACCCAGCCGTCCCGGACCCGGATCACGCAGGGTGAAGTGGACGCCAGCGCCGACAAGGAGGACGTGGCCATCGTGCCGCTGGCCATGCCGCTGCTGGCCGGCCCCGGCTCCATCGCCACCGCCATCGTGCTGATGGTGCGCGCGCGCAGCGAGGACTGGTGGCACCCGCTGCCGGTCCTGCTCGCCATCGCGCTCACCTGCTTGGCCAGCTACCTCATCCTTGCGGGTGCGGCCCGGACCGAGAAGGTGCTCGGGCGCACCGGCCTCGCCATCCTGGAGCGCGTCGCCGGCCTGCTGCTGGTGGCCATCGCCGTCCAGTTCATGATGGACGGGCTCGCGGAAGGGTTGCCGCGGACCTTCCGGCTCCAATAA
- a CDS encoding polyprenol monophosphomannose synthase — translation MTPGRALVCLPTYEERDNLEPILRAILEAAPSVEVLVIDDNSPDGTGRLADAFAAREPRVHVLHRAGKEGLGRAYLAGFAWALERGYDLVLEMDADFSHDPRYLPALLARAADADLVLGSRYVPGGGTVNWGLGRKLISRGGSLYARTILGVRVRDLTGGFKCFRREVLEAIDLPSVECSGYAFQIELTYRAIRRGFRVAEIPIVFADRRVGQSKMSRRIVLEAIRKVWAIRFSAFARSEARPGLPPAV, via the coding sequence ATGACGCCTGGGCGCGCGCTGGTGTGCCTGCCGACGTACGAGGAGCGGGACAACCTCGAGCCGATCCTCCGCGCGATCCTGGAGGCCGCACCGTCCGTCGAGGTGCTGGTCATCGACGACAACTCGCCCGACGGGACCGGCCGGCTCGCCGACGCCTTCGCCGCGCGCGAGCCGCGCGTGCACGTGCTCCACCGCGCCGGCAAGGAGGGGCTGGGCCGGGCGTACCTGGCCGGCTTCGCCTGGGCGCTGGAGCGCGGCTACGACCTCGTGCTCGAGATGGACGCCGACTTCTCGCACGACCCGAGGTACCTGCCCGCGCTGCTGGCCCGCGCCGCCGACGCCGACCTGGTGCTCGGCTCGCGCTACGTGCCGGGGGGCGGGACGGTGAACTGGGGGCTCGGGCGGAAGCTCATCTCGCGCGGCGGGAGCCTCTACGCCCGCACCATCCTGGGCGTCCGCGTCCGCGACCTCACCGGCGGCTTCAAGTGCTTCCGCCGCGAGGTGCTGGAGGCCATCGACCTGCCCTCGGTGGAGTGCTCCGGCTACGCGTTCCAGATCGAGCTGACGTACCGGGCCATCCGGCGCGGGTTCCGGGTCGCGGAGATCCCCATCGTGTTCGCCGACCGCCGGGTGGGGCAGTCCAAGATGTCCCGGCGCATCGTGCTCGAGGCCATCCGCAAGGTGTGGGCGATCCGCTTCTCCGCGTTCGCGCGCTCGGAGGCGCGCCCCGGCCTGCCGCCGGCGGTGTGA